A stretch of Vannielia litorea DNA encodes these proteins:
- a CDS encoding aminopeptidase P family protein, with the protein MTDRPEFYRFENGEKAPLPFSGAEYDARLARLRAVMAEAGVEVALFTSMHNIAYYSGFLYCAFGRPFGLVVTAETSVVIAAGIDAGQPWRRCHGEALTYTDWARDNFWRAVAHVAGTGRVLGFEGDHMTVQQRAAMESFLAPVSMDIAGTVMGLRMVKSPAEIALIREGARVADLGGEAIRGAIREGVREIDVAMAGRDAMELEIARAFPEAEYRDTWVWFQSGLNTDGAHNPVTGRRLERGDILSLNCFPMISGYYTALERTLFVGEVDDASLGYWEANVAVHELGLSLLKPGARCSAVTEELNACYAERGLLKYRSFGYGHSFGVLSHYYGREAGLELREDIDTVLAPGMVISMEPMLTVPEGMPGAGGYREHDILVITEEGAENITGFPFGPEKNVV; encoded by the coding sequence ATGACGGATCGTCCCGAGTTCTACCGCTTCGAGAACGGCGAGAAGGCGCCCCTGCCCTTCTCGGGTGCCGAATATGACGCACGGCTCGCCAGGCTGCGGGCGGTGATGGCGGAGGCGGGCGTGGAGGTGGCGTTGTTCACTTCGATGCACAACATCGCCTATTATTCGGGCTTTCTCTATTGCGCCTTCGGGCGGCCGTTCGGGCTTGTGGTGACGGCGGAAACCTCAGTGGTGATCGCCGCGGGCATCGACGCGGGCCAGCCGTGGCGGCGCTGCCATGGCGAGGCGCTGACCTACACCGACTGGGCGCGCGACAACTTCTGGCGGGCGGTGGCCCATGTGGCGGGCACCGGCCGGGTGCTGGGCTTCGAGGGCGACCACATGACCGTGCAGCAGCGGGCGGCGATGGAGAGCTTTCTGGCGCCGGTCTCGATGGATATCGCCGGGACGGTGATGGGCCTCCGAATGGTGAAGAGCCCGGCCGAGATCGCGCTGATCCGCGAGGGCGCACGGGTGGCGGACCTTGGCGGCGAGGCGATAAGGGGCGCAATCCGCGAGGGCGTGCGCGAGATCGACGTGGCGATGGCGGGCCGCGACGCGATGGAGCTGGAGATCGCGCGGGCCTTTCCGGAGGCCGAGTATCGCGACACCTGGGTCTGGTTCCAGTCGGGGCTGAACACCGACGGGGCGCACAACCCGGTGACGGGCCGGCGTCTGGAGCGCGGCGATATCCTGAGCCTCAACTGCTTTCCGATGATCTCGGGCTACTACACCGCACTGGAGCGGACGCTCTTCGTGGGCGAGGTGGATGACGCCTCGCTGGGCTACTGGGAGGCCAACGTGGCGGTCCACGAGTTGGGGCTTTCCCTGCTGAAGCCAGGGGCCAGGTGCAGCGCGGTGACGGAGGAGCTGAATGCCTGTTACGCCGAGCGGGGGCTGCTGAAGTACCGCAGCTTCGGCTACGGGCATTCCTTTGGCGTGCTGTCGCATTACTACGGGCGCGAGGCGGGGCTGGAGCTGCGGGAGGACATCGACACGGTGCTGGCGCCGGGGATGGTGATCTCGATGGAGCCGATGCTAACGGTGCCCGAGGGGATGCCGGGGGCGGGCGGATACCGGGAGCACGACATCCTGGTGATCACCGAGGAGGGGGCCGAGAACATCACGGGGTTTCCCTTCGGGCCGGAGAAAAACGTGGTGTGA
- a CDS encoding ABC transporter permease has product MARYLASRLISLALSLVAASVVIFFMLEVIPGDPAAFMLGLNAQPETVAALRSELGLDGSTPERYLRWITGLLQGDMGTSYTYRVPVEQLIADRLAVSAPLAAYALVLSTLLAIPVGLLAAAFRGRAADYGIMGLTQLGIAVPNFWFGMLLVLAFAITVPLFPAGGFPGWDAGLWPGLKALTLPAVALALPQASILARVMRSALIEVLGQDFIRTARAKGLSRAQALTRHALRNALVPVLTILGLQFSFLLAGAIIIENVFYLPGLGRLIFQAITQRDLIVVESAVMLLVFAVICVTFLTDIAYGLADPRLRRRR; this is encoded by the coding sequence ATGGCCCGCTACCTCGCCTCCCGGCTGATCTCCCTCGCCCTCTCGCTCGTCGCGGCCAGCGTGGTGATCTTCTTCATGCTCGAGGTCATCCCCGGCGATCCGGCGGCCTTCATGCTGGGGCTCAATGCCCAGCCCGAGACCGTGGCCGCGCTGCGCAGCGAGCTCGGGCTCGATGGCAGCACGCCCGAGCGCTACCTGCGCTGGATCACCGGGCTCCTGCAGGGCGACATGGGCACCTCCTACACCTACCGCGTGCCGGTGGAGCAGCTCATCGCTGACCGCCTCGCGGTCTCCGCGCCGCTTGCCGCCTATGCGCTGGTGCTCTCCACGCTGCTGGCCATCCCCGTCGGCCTGCTCGCCGCCGCCTTCCGGGGCCGGGCGGCGGATTACGGCATCATGGGGCTGACCCAGCTCGGCATCGCCGTGCCCAACTTCTGGTTCGGCATGCTGCTGGTGCTGGCCTTCGCCATCACCGTCCCGCTCTTTCCCGCAGGCGGCTTTCCGGGGTGGGATGCGGGCCTCTGGCCCGGCCTGAAGGCGCTGACCCTGCCCGCCGTCGCCCTGGCCCTGCCGCAGGCCTCCATCCTCGCCCGCGTCATGCGCTCGGCGCTGATCGAGGTGCTGGGGCAGGATTTCATCCGCACCGCCCGCGCCAAGGGCCTGAGCCGGGCGCAGGCCCTCACCCGCCACGCGCTGCGCAACGCGCTGGTGCCGGTGCTGACCATCCTGGGCCTGCAATTCTCCTTCCTGCTGGCCGGGGCGATCATCATCGAGAACGTCTTCTACCTCCCCGGACTCGGCCGGCTCATCTTCCAGGCCATCACCCAGCGCGACCTGATCGTGGTCGAAAGCGCGGTGATGCTGCTGGTCTTCGCCGTCATCTGCGTGACCTTCCTGACCGACATCGCCTACGGCCTGGCCGACCCGCGGCTGAGGAGGCGGAGGTGA
- a CDS encoding ABC transporter permease, translated as MKLPAQLLIGAALTAVFLAAALLSLVWTPHSVLDLAISNKLAAPSATHLLGTDHLGRDLTSLLMAGARTSIAVALVAVSIGLCIGVPLGLTAAAARGSLLDEVIMRANDLTFAFPSLVIAILITATFGPSALNAILAIGIFNIPVFARVARGAALGVWQREFILAARVAGKSRARISAEHILPNIASLLIVQATIQFSLGILAEAGLSYVGLGAQPPTPSWGRMLADAQTFFYGTPRLAMAPAFCITAMVLGLNLMGDGLRDMLDPRLRRAVQ; from the coding sequence GTGAAGCTCCCCGCCCAGCTCCTCATCGGCGCCGCCCTCACCGCCGTCTTCCTCGCTGCCGCGCTGCTCTCGCTGGTCTGGACGCCCCATTCCGTCCTCGATCTGGCGATCTCCAACAAGCTCGCCGCCCCCTCCGCCACCCACCTCCTCGGCACCGATCACCTGGGCCGCGACCTCACCTCCCTGCTCATGGCCGGGGCGCGCACCTCCATCGCCGTCGCCCTCGTCGCCGTCTCCATCGGCCTGTGCATCGGCGTCCCCCTCGGGCTCACCGCCGCCGCCGCCCGTGGCTCGCTGCTCGACGAGGTCATCATGCGCGCCAACGACCTCACCTTCGCCTTTCCCTCCCTCGTGATCGCCATCCTGATCACCGCCACCTTCGGCCCCTCGGCGCTCAATGCCATCCTCGCCATCGGCATCTTCAACATCCCGGTCTTCGCCCGCGTCGCCCGCGGCGCGGCGCTGGGGGTCTGGCAGCGCGAGTTCATCCTCGCCGCGCGGGTGGCGGGCAAGTCCCGCGCCCGCATCTCGGCCGAGCACATCCTGCCCAACATCGCCAGCCTGCTCATCGTCCAGGCCACCATCCAGTTCTCGCTGGGCATCCTCGCCGAGGCCGGCCTCTCCTACGTCGGCCTCGGGGCGCAACCGCCGACGCCCTCCTGGGGCCGGATGCTGGCCGATGCGCAAACCTTCTTCTACGGCACCCCGCGCCTCGCCATGGCCCCGGCCTTCTGCATCACCGCCATGGTCCTTGGCCTCAACCTGATGGGCGACGGGCTGCGCGACATGCTCGACCCCCGCCTGCGCAGGGCCGTCCAGTGA
- a CDS encoding ABC transporter ATP-binding protein, which yields MIELRNLSLAIHGKPILRDVSLSLPEGRILGLVGESGSGKSMTALSIMGLLPHGSRTTGAACLDAEDLTQASERRLCALRGNEIGMIFQEPMTALNPMQTIGAQVAETLRIHGAASRGQAAAIARDKLDRVGLASIPATRYPHELSGGQRQRVCIAMAIALRPRLLIADEPTTALDVTTQAQILELLRGLVREEGMALLLITHDLAVVADMADEIAVMQAGRVVEHGPTATILRTRSHPYTRALFEASGHQPDRAATRIAQRPLLSVQGAIRDYPTRKGPFRAVNRVSFTLRQGESLGLVGESGCGKSTLTRAILGLDPLQGGSIALDGQPVSPAMGFDLRRRLQVVFQDPYGSFNPRHRVSRLVAEPFHLTGTPPDLRARISEALRAVGLHPDDAHKYPHEFSGGQRQRIAIARALITHPELIVLDEAVSALDVQVRARILDLLAGLQAERGLSYLFISHDLSVVRNVTDRVLVMKAGEIVEEGPTGQVFTAPEHPYTRTLIAAAPVLAA from the coding sequence GTGATCGAGCTGCGCAATCTCTCGCTCGCCATCCACGGCAAGCCCATCCTGCGCGATGTCTCCCTCTCGCTGCCCGAGGGCCGCATCCTCGGCCTCGTCGGCGAGAGCGGCTCCGGCAAATCCATGACCGCCCTCTCGATCATGGGCTTGCTGCCGCACGGCTCCCGCACCACCGGTGCCGCCTGCCTCGATGCCGAAGACCTGACGCAAGCCTCCGAGCGCCGCCTCTGCGCCCTGCGCGGCAACGAGATCGGCATGATCTTCCAGGAGCCGATGACCGCGCTCAACCCGATGCAGACCATCGGCGCCCAGGTGGCCGAAACCCTGCGCATCCACGGCGCCGCCTCGCGCGGGCAGGCCGCCGCCATCGCCCGCGACAAGCTCGACCGCGTCGGCCTCGCCAGCATCCCCGCCACCCGCTACCCGCATGAGCTCTCCGGCGGCCAGCGCCAGCGCGTCTGCATCGCCATGGCCATCGCGCTCCGCCCCCGGCTGCTCATTGCCGACGAGCCGACCACGGCGCTCGATGTGACGACCCAGGCCCAGATCCTCGAGCTGCTGCGTGGCCTGGTGCGTGAAGAGGGCATGGCGCTGCTGCTCATCACCCACGACCTCGCCGTGGTGGCCGACATGGCCGACGAGATCGCGGTGATGCAGGCCGGCCGGGTGGTCGAGCACGGCCCCACCGCCACGATCCTGCGCACCCGCAGCCACCCCTATACCCGGGCGCTCTTCGAGGCCTCCGGCCACCAGCCCGACCGCGCGGCCACGCGCATCGCGCAAAGGCCCCTGCTCTCTGTCCAGGGCGCGATCCGCGACTACCCCACCCGCAAGGGGCCGTTCCGCGCCGTGAACAGGGTCAGCTTCACCCTGCGCCAGGGCGAGTCCCTCGGCCTTGTCGGCGAGAGCGGCTGCGGAAAGTCCACCCTCACCCGCGCCATCCTCGGCCTCGACCCGCTCCAGGGCGGCAGCATCGCGCTCGATGGCCAGCCAGTCTCGCCCGCCATGGGCTTCGACCTGCGCCGCCGCCTCCAGGTCGTGTTCCAGGACCCCTACGGCAGCTTCAACCCGCGCCACCGGGTGTCGCGCCTCGTCGCCGAGCCCTTCCACCTCACCGGCACCCCGCCCGACCTCCGCGCCCGCATCTCCGAGGCCCTGCGCGCCGTCGGCCTCCACCCCGACGACGCCCACAAGTATCCGCACGAGTTTTCCGGCGGCCAGCGCCAGCGCATCGCCATCGCCCGCGCGCTGATCACCCACCCCGAGCTGATCGTGCTCGACGAGGCGGTCTCGGCGCTCGATGTCCAGGTCCGCGCCCGCATCCTCGACCTGCTGGCCGGGCTCCAGGCCGAGCGCGGCCTGTCGTATCTCTTCATCAGCCACGACCTCTCGGTGGTCCGCAACGTGACCGACCGGGTGCTGGTGATGAAGGCGGGCGAGATCGTGGAGGAGGGCCCGACCGGGCAGGTCTTCACCGCCCCCGAGCACCCCTACACCCGCACCCTCATCGCCGCCGCCCCTGTGCTCGCGGCCTAG
- a CDS encoding aldehyde dehydrogenase family protein, translating into MTDITAGWFDPSEYLIGGHWHDAPATLPIEDPSTGQEIGAIARCGSREVSDAVAAAQTALEGEWGGFTAAERGRILLRLARLIEERTEALAVLESRDVGKPLTQARADARALARYMEFYGGAADKITGQTIPYLDGYTVYTLREPHGVTGHIIPWNYPMQIIGRSVGAALAMGNACVLKPAEEACLTALAFARLAQEAGLPPGALNVVPGLGEEAGAALSRNPGVRHLSFTGSAGVGTLIQQAAATNIVPVTLELGGKSPQLVFADADLGAALPFLLSAGLQNAGQTCSASSRLLVQRPLWDETVARMAEAYGKLRAAPALEDAELGPLISARQKQIVQGYLSRDEGLQLLAEGRVSSDAPKAGHYVAPRLYATTDPTHILAQEEIFGPVQVMIPFDSEEEAVAIANGTGYGLVASVWSESGARQMRLAKRLKAGQVFLNNYGAGGGVELPFGGVGRSGHGREKGFEALYGFSTLKTVAARHG; encoded by the coding sequence ATGACAGACATCACCGCAGGCTGGTTCGACCCGTCCGAATATCTCATCGGCGGCCACTGGCACGACGCCCCCGCCACCCTCCCGATCGAAGACCCCTCCACCGGGCAGGAAATCGGCGCCATCGCCCGCTGTGGCAGCCGCGAGGTGTCCGATGCCGTCGCCGCCGCGCAAACCGCGCTCGAGGGCGAGTGGGGCGGCTTCACCGCCGCCGAGCGCGGCCGCATCCTGCTGCGGCTCGCCCGCCTGATCGAAGAGCGCACCGAGGCCCTTGCGGTGCTCGAATCCCGCGATGTCGGCAAGCCGCTCACCCAGGCCCGCGCCGACGCCCGCGCACTCGCCCGCTACATGGAGTTCTACGGCGGCGCGGCCGACAAGATCACCGGCCAGACCATCCCCTACCTCGACGGCTACACCGTCTACACCCTGCGCGAGCCGCACGGGGTGACCGGCCACATCATCCCCTGGAACTACCCGATGCAGATCATCGGCCGTTCCGTCGGCGCGGCTCTGGCCATGGGCAACGCCTGCGTCCTCAAACCCGCCGAAGAGGCCTGCCTCACCGCGCTCGCCTTCGCCCGCCTCGCCCAAGAGGCCGGCCTGCCGCCCGGCGCGCTCAACGTCGTGCCCGGCCTCGGCGAGGAAGCCGGCGCCGCGCTCTCCCGCAATCCGGGCGTCCGCCACCTCAGCTTCACCGGCTCGGCGGGCGTGGGCACCCTGATCCAGCAGGCCGCGGCCACCAACATCGTGCCCGTCACCCTCGAACTCGGCGGCAAGTCGCCCCAGCTCGTCTTCGCCGATGCCGACCTTGGCGCCGCGCTCCCCTTTCTCCTCTCCGCCGGGCTGCAAAACGCGGGTCAGACCTGCTCCGCCTCCTCCCGCCTCCTCGTCCAGAGACCGCTCTGGGATGAGACGGTGGCCCGCATGGCCGAGGCCTACGGCAAGCTGCGCGCCGCCCCCGCGCTGGAAGACGCCGAACTCGGCCCGCTCATCTCCGCCCGTCAAAAGCAGATCGTGCAGGGCTACCTTTCGCGCGACGAGGGGCTGCAACTGCTGGCCGAGGGCCGCGTCTCCAGCGATGCGCCGAAGGCCGGCCACTACGTCGCCCCCCGGCTCTACGCCACCACCGACCCCACCCACATCCTCGCCCAGGAGGAGATCTTCGGCCCGGTCCAGGTGATGATCCCCTTCGACAGCGAGGAGGAGGCCGTCGCCATCGCCAACGGCACCGGCTACGGGCTGGTCGCCTCGGTCTGGTCCGAGAGCGGCGCGCGCCAGATGCGGCTGGCGAAGCGGCTGAAGGCGGGCCAGGTCTTCCTCAACAACTACGGGGCAGGGGGCGGCGTCGAGCTGCCCTTCGGCGGCGTCGGCCGCTCCGGCCACGGGCGCGAAAAGGGCTTCGAGGCGCTCTACGGCTTCTCCACTCTCAAGACCGTGGCCGCCCGGCACGGTTGA